Proteins encoded by one window of Macaca mulatta isolate MMU2019108-1 chromosome 10, T2T-MMU8v2.0, whole genome shotgun sequence:
- the RAB5IF gene encoding GEL complex subunit OPTI isoform X3, with protein sequence MSGGRRKEEPPQPQLANGALKVSVWSKVLRSDAAWEDKDEFLDVIYWFRQIIAVVLGVIWGVLPLRGFLGIAGFCLINAGVLYLYFSNYLQIDEEEYGGTWELTKEGFMTSFALFMVCHLDHLLHCHSL encoded by the exons ATGAGCGGCGGGCGGCGGAAGGAGGAGCCGCCTCAGCCGCAGCTGGCCAACGGGGCCCTCAAAGTCTCCGTCTGGAGCAAGGTGCTGCGGAGCGACGCGGCCTGGGAGGACAAG GATGAATTTTTAGATGTGATCTACTGGTTCCGACAGATCATTGCTGTGGTCCTGGGTGTCATTTGGGGAGTTTTACCATTACGAGGTTTCTTGGGAATAGCAGG ATTCTGCCTGATCAATGCAGGAGTCCTGTACCTCTACTTCAGCAATTATCTACAGATTGATGAGGAAGAATATGGCGGCACGTGGGAGCTCACGAAAGAAGGGTTTATGACCTCTTTTGCCTTGTTCATGGTAT GTCATCTGGATCATCTTTTACACTGCCATTCATTATGA
- the RAB5IF gene encoding GEL complex subunit OPTI isoform X2: MSGGRRKEEPPQPQLANGALKVSVWSKVLRSDAAWEDKDEFLDVIYWFRQIIAVVLGVIWGVLPLRGFLGIAGFCLINAGVLYLYFSNYLQIDEEEYGGTWELTKEGFMTSFALFMVCVADSFTLGHLDHLLHCHSL, encoded by the exons ATGAGCGGCGGGCGGCGGAAGGAGGAGCCGCCTCAGCCGCAGCTGGCCAACGGGGCCCTCAAAGTCTCCGTCTGGAGCAAGGTGCTGCGGAGCGACGCGGCCTGGGAGGACAAG GATGAATTTTTAGATGTGATCTACTGGTTCCGACAGATCATTGCTGTGGTCCTGGGTGTCATTTGGGGAGTTTTACCATTACGAGGTTTCTTGGGAATAGCAGG ATTCTGCCTGATCAATGCAGGAGTCCTGTACCTCTACTTCAGCAATTATCTACAGATTGATGAGGAAGAATATGGCGGCACGTGGGAGCTCACGAAAGAAGGGTTTATGACCTCTTTTGCCTTGTTCATGGTATGTGTAGCTGATAGTTTTA CACTAGGTCATCTGGATCATCTTTTACACTGCCATTCATTATGA
- the RAB5IF gene encoding uncharacterized protein LOC709696 has protein sequence MSGGRRKEEPPQPQLANGALKVSVWSKVLRSDAAWEDKDEFLDVIYWFRQIIAVVLGVIWGVLPLRGFLGIAGFCLINAGVLYLYFSNYLQIDEEEYGGTWELTKEGFMTSFALFMVIWIIFYTAIHYD, from the exons ATGAGCGGCGGGCGGCGGAAGGAGGAGCCGCCTCAGCCGCAGCTGGCCAACGGGGCCCTCAAAGTCTCCGTCTGGAGCAAGGTGCTGCGGAGCGACGCGGCCTGGGAGGACAAG GATGAATTTTTAGATGTGATCTACTGGTTCCGACAGATCATTGCTGTGGTCCTGGGTGTCATTTGGGGAGTTTTACCATTACGAGGTTTCTTGGGAATAGCAGG ATTCTGCCTGATCAATGCAGGAGTCCTGTACCTCTACTTCAGCAATTATCTACAGATTGATGAGGAAGAATATGGCGGCACGTGGGAGCTCACGAAAGAAGGGTTTATGACCTCTTTTGCCTTGTTCATG GTCATCTGGATCATCTTTTACACTGCCATTCATTATGACTGA
- the RAB5IF gene encoding GEL complex subunit OPTI isoform X1, producing the protein MSGGRRKEEPPQPQLANGALKVSVWSKVLRSDAAWEDKDEFLDVIYWFRQIIAVVLGVIWGVLPLRGFLGIAGSSGSSFTLPFIMTDGVQLPTAPYPVQRTLLITAQELDRWGTPAPWNLEDPCFLDRESVCWASVFSARVVT; encoded by the exons ATGAGCGGCGGGCGGCGGAAGGAGGAGCCGCCTCAGCCGCAGCTGGCCAACGGGGCCCTCAAAGTCTCCGTCTGGAGCAAGGTGCTGCGGAGCGACGCGGCCTGGGAGGACAAG GATGAATTTTTAGATGTGATCTACTGGTTCCGACAGATCATTGCTGTGGTCCTGGGTGTCATTTGGGGAGTTTTACCATTACGAGGTTTCTTGGGAATAGCAGG GTCATCTGGATCATCTTTTACACTGCCATTCATTATGACTGATGGTGTACAGCTCCCAACTGCTCCCTATCCAGTCCAAAGGACCCTCTTGATTACAGCACAGGAACTTGATCGTTGGGGAACCCCAGCCCCTTGGAACTTGGAAGACCCATGTTTCCTGGACCGCGAATCAGTGTGTTGGGCATCAGTGTTTTCTGCAAGGGTTGTGacctga
- the RAB5IF gene encoding GEL complex subunit OPTI isoform X4: MSGGRRKEEPPQPQLANGALKVSVWSKVLRSDAAWEDKDEFLDVIYWFRQIIAVVLGVIWGVLPLRGFLGIAGFCLINAGVLYLYFSNYLQIDEEEYGGTWELTKEGFMTSFALFMCLSPH; the protein is encoded by the exons ATGAGCGGCGGGCGGCGGAAGGAGGAGCCGCCTCAGCCGCAGCTGGCCAACGGGGCCCTCAAAGTCTCCGTCTGGAGCAAGGTGCTGCGGAGCGACGCGGCCTGGGAGGACAAG GATGAATTTTTAGATGTGATCTACTGGTTCCGACAGATCATTGCTGTGGTCCTGGGTGTCATTTGGGGAGTTTTACCATTACGAGGTTTCTTGGGAATAGCAGG ATTCTGCCTGATCAATGCAGGAGTCCTGTACCTCTACTTCAGCAATTATCTACAGATTGATGAGGAAGAATATGGCGGCACGTGGGAGCTCACGAAAGAAGGGTTTATGACCTCTTTTGCCTTGTTCATG TGCTTGTCTCCTCACTAG